The nucleotide sequence AGAGAAACACGCTAATAAAATGTTTATCTGTCAAATTGGATTAACTAAAGACTATCAATCATTTCTGACATCGATTGTTGAAAAGTGAAAATCGGTCTATTTAAAGGATTTCCGGCAAACAATTTGATTAAAAATGATTATGATGCCTTTTTTAACAGTTGAGCCTGTACCAGCTCCCAGGTTTGTTCTGCTGCATAGCGAACTTCTTCATGAGCATCAAAATTAGCCATATACTCTAATTCATCTAAAACCATCAATGCATCAAGTCCGAGTAATTGCTGCATTGCATACCAACGAATGTAATGTTGCTCATGCGATAGGAACTTTTTAATTGTAGGAATCGCTTTAATACAGTTCATTGCTTTTAAAAGTGAAATATGTAATTGCACTCTTGAATCAACTTCATCTGAAGGGTTTTGAAATTTCAGTTGATAATCATAAGCTGAAAACATTAAACTTAATGGAGACTTGTTTTCCTTCAATTCCAAAGATATAGCAATTGCATTATCACTTGAAGATTCGAACATATAAGTTTCATTCCACTTCTTATAGATAAGGTCGCCATCATTAACTTTGGTTTCACCGGTAGATTTACACTTAGCCTCTTGCAAGTTTTCAATTGGAACTTCATGAGTCCAGTTTGATATACTCATATTGCCGGACTTTATAAAATAAGTTATTGTTTCTCTTCCATAGAACGAAATCCCTCTTTCTTTAAGATTTATTTTACTTTGAGATTTATATTTATTAAGCAAGCTACTGTTTATTATATCAATACTCAAATCAAAACAATCATTACTATCTAGGATTATTCTTTGAGCAAAAAAGGTGGAGTGACCAACTATTGGATATACATAAAAGTCATCAGCCTTCATGTTACTCATCCCTTCCAACAATATACTATTTATAACATCTTGAGCATTACCTTCTATAATACTTGATATCCTACCAATATCGATTACATCAACATCAAACATAGTTTCTTTTAACTTTTGTACAAGCTCAAATTTCAGGTTGGTTTTCCGACTCTCCTCCATACGACTAACCGTATTACTCCAGCTTGAAGGGTTACTTATAAAGCTCTCTATTTTCTGGTTAAACTTCATCTTATCTCTTCCTTGTAAGTAATATTAGGGAGGGGGGAGCCAACTTGCCTACACCGAATAAAGCAAGTCAGCGACCCATTTCGCCATTAATGTACGATCAATACAACCATAATACCGATACAAATTGGACCACCAACGACTTGTAGTTGAGATGTTCCAGCCACACCAAATTGTGATTTCAATTCTACTGTTTTTTCAATTTTCATTTTACACCTCTTAATTATTCTATTAGTGCATTATCAATACAACCATAATACCGATACAAATTGGACCACCGACTACTTGTAATTGAGATGTTCCCGCCACACCAAACTGTGATTTTAATTCTACTGTTTTTTCAATTTTCATTTTACACCTCTTAATTAATCTACGCTTGAATTAATATAACCATTACACCGATACAGATTGGGCCACCGACCACTTGCAGTTGAGATGTTCCAGCCACACCAAATTGTGATTTCAACTCTACTGTTTTTTCAATTTTCATTTTATAACTCCTTATATTAAAAAATTATTTATTTTCTATTATATTAAGCTTTCGCTTGAGTTACATAATATGAACTAACTAACTTTATTTAATTAAAATATGATAAACGGTAAAAAAAAGTGATTAACGGTTAAAGTAGCTTTTCAAAGAGCTTAACGTTGTCAGATATAGACATAATTCACTAGCAATGGCGGAGGTTTCAGCTTAGGATCTTAACAGTGCAAATGTGAGCACTTAACAGAAACAGATTGTGGAGTAAGCAAACATCATGGGTATCCGAGCCATAGTTGTAGACACAGCAGGTACAACAACCGACCTTAACTTTATTAAGGACACGCTTTTTGCTTATTCAGTTAAGGCTTTACCCGACTTTTTAAAAGAAAACCAGTCTAATGTTTTAGTCGACAACTGCATCTGTGATGTTAGAGATATCGCTCTGGAGCCTGACGCTGATTTGGATCGTGTGGTTGAGATCCTGCAACAGTGGGTAGAAGAGGATCGTAAAGCAACGCCATTAAAAACACTTCAAGGCTTAATCTGGAAACAAGGGTACGCCCGTGGCGAATTTACTGGCCATATCTTCCCTGACTTCATCGAAGCCATTGAGCGTATCAAACAAAGCAATATGCGCATCTATAGCTTCTCATCTGGTTCTGCAGAAGCGCAAAAATTACTGTTTAGCCACAGTGATGGTGGAGATTTAACCCCCTACTTTGACGGTCATTTCGATACTCGTACCGGCAATAAATTGTTTAAACAGGCTTACTGCAACATAATCAACACCATCAGCTTAGCACCTAAACAAGTGCTGTTTATCTCTGATGTAGTAGAAGAGCTAAAAGCCGCAGAAGAAGCTGGAATGCGTACTCTGCAAATGGTTAGAAGCCCAGAACAACGTACCGGTAACTATAAGCAGATAAGCAGCTTTGAAGAGTTGACGTTCTGACAGTGAAATGAATAACCATTGAAGTAATTTAAGGCATTCTAAATAGAGTGCCTTTTTTATGCCTGTTGTAACCCAACTTGTTGACACTAACTCATGCTGTTATGCTAAATTCAGTAAAACACATGTTTGAATACCGACGAAACAGGCGAGAAATTACCATGGAAAGCTTTATCAAGGAATACCCCATCTATACTGAGATACCTGTCGCTTGGGGAGAGATGGATGCCCTGCAGCACGTCAACAATGTGGTCTACTTCCGCTATTTCGAATCTGCGCGCATAGATTTCTTTACTCAGATAGGTCTTTTCAGTGAATTACAAACTGCCAATATAGGCCCAGTATTAGCCGATAATCACGCTCGCTATAAATGCCCAGTCACCTATCCTGATACCTTGCTCGTGGGTGTCACTATCAGCGACGTGCAAGCTGATCGCTTTATGATGCACTACACG is from Shewanella sp. MTB7 and encodes:
- the mtnC gene encoding acireductone synthase — its product is MGIRAIVVDTAGTTTDLNFIKDTLFAYSVKALPDFLKENQSNVLVDNCICDVRDIALEPDADLDRVVEILQQWVEEDRKATPLKTLQGLIWKQGYARGEFTGHIFPDFIEAIERIKQSNMRIYSFSSGSAEAQKLLFSHSDGGDLTPYFDGHFDTRTGNKLFKQAYCNIINTISLAPKQVLFISDVVEELKAAEEAGMRTLQMVRSPEQRTGNYKQISSFEELTF
- a CDS encoding acyl-CoA thioesterase, which encodes MESFIKEYPIYTEIPVAWGEMDALQHVNNVVYFRYFESARIDFFTQIGLFSELQTANIGPVLADNHARYKCPVTYPDTLLVGVTISDVQADRFMMHYTVFSKTQQAVTTLGSSLVVMFDFKTGKKSKLSGQLLDALKSHEQQN